The Rattus rattus isolate New Zealand chromosome 1, Rrattus_CSIRO_v1, whole genome shotgun sequence genome includes a region encoding these proteins:
- the LOC116890213 gene encoding keratin, type II cuticular Hb1-like, translated as MCEETKATVQKCVQTPRHSKETLNRLNQAIQQLKMEAGGTRSQPCELQKTKDLEAMKDVASGSAKGKLAWLEAALQRARQDMARQLREYQELMIVKLGLDFEIATYRRLLEGEERRLGLRLEAGSVAPSSDVSPGLTSALRAPGVGSCGLDMSAPGGGCSLCSSAGCVGGFGCLGAREC; from the exons ATG TGTGAGGAGACGAAAGCCACTGTGCAGAAATGCGTGCAGACCCCTAGGCACAGCAAGGAGACTCTGAACAGACTCAACCAGGCGATCCAGCAGTTGAAGATGGAGGCCGGTGGTACTCGGAGTCAG CCGTGTGagctacagaaaaccaaagactTGGAGGCCATGAAGGATGTGGCCTCAGGCAGTGCTAAGGGTAAACTGGCTTGGCTGGAGGCTGCCCTGCAGCGGGCCAGGCAGGACATGGCCCGGCAGCTACGTGAGTACCAGGAGCTTATGATCGTCAAATTGGGCCTGGACTTTGAGATCGCCACCTACCGCAGGCTGCTGGAGGGTGAGGAGCGGAG GCTTGGTCTGAGACTTGAGGCAGGGAGTGTGG CTCCCAGCAGTGATGTCAGTCCCGGCCTGACCTCTGCCCTAAGGGCACCCGGTGTCGGTTCCTGTGGCCTGGACATGAGCGCCCCTGGTGGTggctgctctctctgcagctccGCGGGCTGTGTTGGAGGCTTTGGCTGCCTTGGCGCCCGCGAATGTTGA